A window from Flavobacterium sp. 83 encodes these proteins:
- the metF gene encoding methylenetetrahydrofolate reductase [NAD(P)H] — protein MKVTQHIEAAKGETLFSFEIIPPQKGKSIQELYDNIDPLMEFRPPFIDVTTSREEYIYVNKGNGLLEKKLTRMRPGTLGICASIKHKYNVDTVPHVLCGGFTKEETEYLLVDCHYLGIDNVMALRGDAMKDEQSFVPKEGGNNFAVDLVKQINQLNCGKYLHDVMDIDNKANFCIGVAGYPEKHLESPSLISDLKRLKEKVEAGADYVVTQMFFDNAKYFEFVAKAREMGITVPIIPGIKPIAVQRHLQVLPQIFRIDLPEDLINAVDKCKNNADIRQVGIEWAIQQSLELKAAGVPVLHYYSMGKSENIRQIASQVF, from the coding sequence ATGAAAGTAACACAGCATATAGAAGCAGCAAAAGGAGAAACATTATTCTCTTTCGAAATCATTCCGCCTCAAAAAGGCAAAAGTATTCAGGAATTATACGATAATATTGATCCATTAATGGAGTTCAGACCACCATTTATAGACGTAACAACTTCTCGCGAAGAATACATTTACGTTAATAAAGGCAATGGTTTGTTAGAAAAAAAACTAACCAGAATGCGTCCTGGAACTCTAGGAATTTGTGCGTCTATCAAGCACAAGTATAACGTAGATACAGTTCCTCACGTACTTTGCGGTGGTTTTACCAAAGAAGAAACTGAGTATTTATTAGTAGATTGTCACTATTTGGGAATTGATAATGTGATGGCCCTACGTGGTGATGCTATGAAAGATGAACAATCTTTTGTGCCGAAAGAAGGAGGAAATAATTTTGCGGTTGATTTAGTGAAACAAATTAACCAATTGAATTGCGGAAAGTATTTGCACGATGTAATGGATATTGATAACAAAGCTAATTTTTGTATTGGAGTTGCGGGATATCCAGAGAAACATTTGGAGTCTCCGTCTTTAATTTCTGATTTAAAGAGACTGAAAGAAAAGGTTGAAGCAGGTGCTGATTATGTAGTGACGCAAATGTTTTTTGATAATGCAAAATATTTTGAGTTTGTTGCCAAAGCTAGAGAAATGGGAATTACTGTTCCTATTATTCCAGGAATAAAACCTATTGCAGTGCAAAGACACTTACAAGTATTGCCACAGATTTTTCGAATCGATTTGCCTGAAGATTTGATAAATGCTGTAGATAAATGTAAAAATAATGCTGACATCAGACAAGTAGGAATAGAATGGGCAATTCAACAATCATTAGAATTGAAAGCTGCGGGCGTTCCCGTGTTGCACTATTATTCTATGGGAAAATCAGAAAATATCCGACAAATAGCGAGTCAAGTTTTTTAA
- the metH gene encoding methionine synthase yields MAQAETRRNLVLSGLEPLIITPESVFVNIGERTNVTGSRKFLRLIKEEKYEEALSIAKEQVEGGAQIIDINMDEGMLDGEYAMTKFLNLIAAEPDISRVPIMIDSSKWDIIEAGLKVVQGKSVVNSISLKEGEEQFIHHAKLIKRYGAAAIIMAFDETGQADNFERRIEICQRSYDILVNKVGFPPQDIIFDLNIFPVATGMEEHRLNALDFFRGTKWVRENLPHAHISGGVSNVSFSFRGNDTVREAMHSVFLYHAIKNGMTMGIVNPEMLSIYDEIPKDLLEHVEDVILNRRDDATERLLDFAENVKGDVKNNEKAVQEWRSGTVQERITHSLVKGVDAFIEIDVEEARLAAAKPIEVIEINLMTGMNVVGDLFGSGKMFLPQVVKSARVMKKAVAYLLPYIEASKQAGDKQGNGKILMATVKGDVHDIGKNIVSVVLACNNYEIVDLGVMVAPEKIIAAAIEHNVDIIGLSGLITPSLDEMVYLAKELDKRNINIPVMIGGATTSRAHTAVKIAPQYKSTVIHVNDASRAVTVAGNLLDQNRKIYASDIRAEYDAFRETFLNRSRDKNFLTIEQARKNKLQLDWDNFTPVKPNVIGEQIIEVDLDVLVPYIDWTPFFRTWELFGKYPAILTDDVVGEQATSVFADAQEMLEVILKEKKLTAKGIYGIFPANQVNDDDIELTDENGKLLQTFLTLRQQSQKTKGAPNIALADFIAPKESGKADYMGAFCVTTGFGVDEWAAEFERDLDDYNSIMVKALADRFAEAFAEYLHEKIRKEIWGYSSDENMSTEAMIAEEYKGIRPAPGYPACPDHLEKPTIWKLLNVEKEIGVTLTESMAMWPASSVSGYYFGNPESKYFGLGKIKEDQVIDYAKRRSVSTEVAMKWLNPNIAD; encoded by the coding sequence ATGGCACAAGCAGAAACTAGAAGAAACCTTGTTTTATCGGGATTAGAACCTTTAATCATTACGCCGGAAAGCGTATTTGTAAATATTGGGGAAAGAACAAATGTTACAGGTTCTAGAAAATTCCTTCGGTTAATCAAGGAAGAAAAATACGAAGAAGCACTTAGTATTGCAAAAGAGCAAGTGGAAGGTGGCGCACAAATCATCGATATTAATATGGATGAAGGAATGCTGGATGGTGAATATGCCATGACAAAATTCCTGAATTTAATAGCTGCCGAACCGGATATTTCTCGTGTGCCAATAATGATTGACAGCTCAAAATGGGATATCATTGAAGCGGGATTAAAAGTAGTGCAAGGAAAAAGTGTGGTGAATTCTATTTCTTTGAAAGAAGGAGAAGAGCAATTCATTCACCATGCTAAATTGATTAAGCGTTATGGTGCTGCAGCAATTATAATGGCTTTTGACGAAACTGGACAAGCAGATAATTTCGAACGCAGGATAGAAATTTGCCAACGTTCTTATGATATATTAGTGAACAAAGTTGGTTTTCCTCCGCAGGATATTATTTTCGATTTGAATATATTTCCGGTGGCTACAGGAATGGAAGAACACCGCTTGAATGCTTTGGATTTCTTTAGAGGAACCAAATGGGTTCGAGAGAATTTACCTCATGCACACATCAGTGGAGGTGTAAGTAATGTTTCGTTTTCGTTTAGAGGAAATGACACGGTTCGGGAAGCGATGCACTCGGTTTTCTTGTATCATGCGATAAAAAACGGAATGACAATGGGGATTGTAAACCCAGAAATGCTTTCTATTTACGACGAAATTCCAAAAGACTTATTAGAACACGTTGAAGATGTAATTCTAAATCGTCGTGATGATGCTACTGAACGCTTATTGGATTTTGCTGAAAATGTAAAAGGAGATGTCAAAAACAATGAAAAAGCAGTTCAAGAATGGCGCTCAGGAACAGTCCAAGAAAGAATAACGCACTCACTTGTAAAAGGAGTGGATGCCTTTATAGAAATCGACGTTGAAGAAGCGCGATTAGCTGCTGCAAAACCTATCGAAGTCATTGAAATCAACTTGATGACAGGAATGAATGTTGTGGGTGATTTGTTTGGTTCGGGTAAAATGTTTTTGCCACAGGTGGTGAAATCAGCTCGTGTAATGAAGAAAGCGGTTGCTTATTTGTTGCCTTACATTGAAGCCAGCAAACAAGCGGGTGACAAGCAAGGGAACGGAAAAATCCTGATGGCAACAGTAAAAGGAGATGTACACGATATTGGTAAAAATATTGTTTCAGTGGTTTTGGCTTGTAATAATTATGAGATTGTGGATTTGGGTGTAATGGTAGCTCCAGAGAAAATTATTGCTGCAGCTATAGAACACAACGTTGATATTATTGGTTTAAGCGGATTAATAACGCCATCATTGGATGAAATGGTGTATCTCGCTAAAGAATTAGACAAAAGAAATATTAATATTCCTGTAATGATTGGTGGAGCAACAACCTCACGAGCACATACCGCTGTGAAAATTGCGCCGCAATATAAATCAACAGTGATTCACGTAAACGATGCTTCAAGAGCAGTTACGGTAGCAGGAAATTTATTGGATCAGAATAGAAAAATTTATGCTAGTGATATTCGTGCTGAATATGATGCGTTTAGAGAAACATTTTTGAATCGTTCGCGCGATAAAAATTTCTTAACCATTGAGCAAGCGCGCAAAAATAAATTGCAGTTGGATTGGGATAATTTTACGCCTGTAAAACCCAATGTGATTGGAGAGCAAATTATCGAAGTCGATTTGGATGTTTTAGTTCCGTATATTGACTGGACGCCATTTTTTAGAACATGGGAATTGTTTGGAAAATATCCAGCGATTTTGACGGATGATGTAGTAGGGGAGCAAGCAACGTCTGTTTTTGCAGATGCACAAGAAATGTTGGAAGTTATTTTGAAAGAAAAGAAACTGACCGCCAAAGGAATCTACGGAATTTTCCCTGCTAATCAAGTCAATGATGATGATATTGAATTAACCGACGAAAACGGAAAACTATTACAAACGTTCTTGACCCTTCGTCAACAATCACAAAAAACTAAAGGAGCGCCTAATATCGCTTTAGCTGATTTTATTGCGCCAAAAGAAAGCGGTAAAGCGGATTATATGGGTGCGTTTTGTGTAACAACCGGTTTTGGTGTGGATGAATGGGCGGCTGAATTCGAAAGAGATTTGGACGATTACAATTCGATTATGGTAAAAGCATTGGCAGATCGTTTTGCAGAAGCTTTCGCCGAATATTTGCACGAAAAAATACGTAAAGAAATTTGGGGTTATTCATCAGATGAAAACATGAGCACCGAAGCAATGATTGCCGAAGAGTACAAAGGAATTCGTCCGGCACCAGGATACCCAGCTTGTCCAGACCATTTAGAAAAACCAACGATTTGGAAACTTTTGAATGTGGAAAAAGAAATCGGAGTAACTTTGACCGAGAGTATGGCAATGTGGCCCGCTTCTTCAGTTTCAGGATATTATTTTGGAAACCCAGAAAGTAAGTATTTTGGACTTGGAAAAATAAAAGAAGACCAAGTTATTGATTACGCAAAACGCAGAAGCGTTTCGACAGAAGTAGCAATGAAATGGTTGAACCCGAATATAGCAGATTAA
- a CDS encoding homocysteine S-methyltransferase family protein — translation MSNIQKAIKERILVLDGAMGTMLQRYNFSEEDFRGERFKDFPHSLKGNNDLLSLTQPQAIKAVHAAYFEAGADIVETNTFSSTTIGMADYHLEEYVYELNYESARIAREVADEFTAKNPEKPRFVAGSIGPTNRTASMSPDVNDPGYRAVTFDDLRIAYKQQVEALIDGGSDLLLVETIFDTLNAKAALFAIEEVKDERKIDIPIMVSGTITDASGRTLSGQTVEAFLVSVSHIPLLSVGFNCALGADLLKPYLQTLSQNTSFNVSAHPNAGLPNAFGEYDETPQEMQAQIKSYLDDNLVNIIGGCCGTTPEHIKLIADIAKEYKPRVSTETM, via the coding sequence ATGTCAAATATTCAAAAGGCTATAAAAGAGAGAATTCTTGTTTTAGATGGCGCAATGGGAACGATGTTGCAGCGCTATAATTTTTCCGAAGAAGATTTTCGTGGAGAACGTTTCAAAGATTTTCCACATTCTCTAAAAGGAAACAACGATTTATTATCACTGACTCAACCACAAGCTATCAAAGCAGTTCATGCCGCTTATTTTGAAGCAGGAGCTGATATAGTAGAGACCAATACGTTCTCAAGTACGACTATCGGAATGGCAGATTACCATTTGGAAGAATACGTTTATGAACTGAACTACGAATCGGCAAGAATCGCCCGTGAAGTAGCTGATGAATTCACAGCCAAAAATCCAGAAAAACCTCGTTTTGTAGCGGGTTCAATAGGACCAACAAACCGTACAGCCAGTATGTCGCCAGATGTAAATGATCCAGGTTACAGAGCAGTAACTTTTGATGATTTGCGCATTGCCTATAAACAACAAGTAGAAGCTTTGATAGACGGAGGGAGTGATTTATTATTGGTAGAAACTATTTTTGATACACTAAATGCCAAAGCAGCACTTTTTGCTATCGAAGAAGTAAAAGACGAACGCAAGATTGATATTCCCATCATGGTTTCAGGAACCATTACTGATGCTTCTGGAAGAACACTTTCTGGACAAACGGTAGAAGCTTTTTTGGTATCGGTTTCTCACATTCCATTGCTAAGTGTTGGTTTTAATTGTGCTTTGGGAGCTGATTTATTAAAACCATATTTGCAAACTTTATCGCAAAACACTTCTTTTAATGTTTCTGCACATCCTAATGCAGGATTACCAAATGCTTTTGGAGAGTATGATGAAACGCCGCAAGAAATGCAAGCACAAATCAAAAGCTATTTAGATGATAATTTAGTGAATATCATAGGCGGTTGTTGTGGAACAACCCCAGAACACATCAAGTTGATTGCTGATATCGCTAAGGAGTATAAACCGAGAGTATCAACAGAAACAATGTAA
- a CDS encoding NAD(P)/FAD-dependent oxidoreductase, whose translation MVKTDILIIGAGPTGLFAVFEAGLLKLKCHILDALPQAGGQLSELYPKKPIYDIPGFPEVLAGDLVDNLMEQIKQFEPGFTLGERAETIEKQEDGSFIVTSNKGKKFHASVVAIAGGLGSFEPRKPLIEDIEFYEDKGIKYFIKNPEKFRNKRVVIAGGGDSALDWSIFLSNVASEVTLIHRRNEFRGALDSVEKVQELKNSGKIRMITPAEVVGLNGAEHLESIDIEENGAHRTIETDYFIPLFGLTPKLGPIGDWGLDIEKNAIKVNNALDYQTNIPGIFAIGDVNTYPGKLKLILCGFHEATLMCQAAYQIINPGKKYVLKYTTVSGVDGFDGTRKEAPKAVVKAIV comes from the coding sequence ATGGTTAAAACAGACATATTAATTATAGGAGCCGGACCAACAGGTTTATTTGCAGTTTTTGAAGCAGGATTATTAAAACTAAAATGTCATATTTTGGACGCGCTGCCACAAGCGGGCGGACAACTTTCAGAATTGTATCCAAAAAAACCTATTTATGATATTCCAGGATTTCCTGAAGTATTAGCAGGTGATTTAGTTGATAATTTGATGGAACAAATCAAACAATTCGAGCCGGGTTTTACGTTGGGTGAACGTGCTGAAACTATAGAAAAACAAGAAGACGGTAGTTTTATTGTAACCTCAAATAAAGGAAAGAAATTTCATGCTTCGGTTGTTGCAATTGCTGGAGGATTAGGAAGTTTTGAACCAAGAAAACCACTTATTGAAGACATTGAGTTTTACGAAGATAAAGGGATAAAATATTTCATCAAAAATCCAGAGAAATTTAGAAACAAAAGAGTTGTAATTGCCGGAGGTGGTGATTCTGCTTTAGACTGGAGTATTTTCTTGTCTAATGTAGCTTCTGAGGTGACTTTGATTCACCGAAGAAATGAATTCAGAGGTGCTTTAGATTCTGTTGAAAAAGTACAGGAATTGAAAAATTCGGGAAAAATAAGAATGATCACACCTGCTGAAGTAGTTGGTTTGAATGGAGCTGAACATTTGGAGTCTATTGATATAGAGGAAAATGGAGCGCACCGTACTATAGAAACAGATTATTTTATTCCTCTTTTTGGATTAACTCCAAAATTAGGTCCTATTGGAGACTGGGGATTAGATATTGAAAAAAATGCAATCAAAGTAAATAATGCTTTGGATTACCAAACGAATATTCCTGGAATTTTTGCCATTGGTGACGTAAATACATATCCTGGAAAATTAAAATTGATTCTTTGTGGATTCCACGAAGCGACTTTAATGTGTCAGGCAGCATACCAAATTATCAATCCAGGTAAGAAATATGTGTTAAAATACACTACAGTTTCTGGTGTTGACGGATTTGACGGAACTCGTAAAGAGGCTCCAAAAGCGGTGGTGAAAGCTATTGTATAA